From Romeriopsis navalis LEGE 11480, the proteins below share one genomic window:
- the argF gene encoding ornithine carbamoyltransferase, with amino-acid sequence MGELKGRDLLTLADLSPAELTELLDLATKLKSSEVAPMAQGRPPVLGLLFYKASTRTRLSFSVAIQHVGGSVIDMPLNATQVSRGEPIEDTARVLDRYLDVLAIRTFDQTDLQTFADNCEMPIINALTDLAHPCQVLADLQTVKENFGQLAGLTLTYVGDGNNMAHSLLLGCAMSGIHVRIAAPDGYQPLPEVVQQAKAIANGQSDVICTTDINAAIEGSNILYTDVWASMGQEDDAATRMPIFQPYQINRELMAIADKEAIVLHCLPAHRGEEITAEVMEGPQSRIWDEAENRLHAQKALLVSVLGLV; translated from the coding sequence ATGGGTGAACTCAAGGGACGCGATTTACTAACCCTCGCCGATCTCAGTCCGGCAGAACTCACTGAACTCCTAGACTTGGCGACCAAGCTGAAGTCAAGTGAGGTTGCGCCAATGGCCCAGGGGCGTCCACCCGTCTTAGGTCTATTGTTTTATAAGGCCTCCACACGCACCCGACTCAGCTTTTCCGTGGCGATCCAGCATGTGGGAGGTAGCGTCATTGATATGCCCTTAAATGCCACCCAGGTCAGTCGCGGCGAACCCATTGAAGACACCGCGCGGGTGCTCGATCGGTATCTTGACGTATTGGCAATTCGAACATTTGACCAAACCGATTTACAAACCTTTGCCGACAACTGTGAGATGCCAATCATCAACGCACTCACGGATTTAGCCCATCCTTGTCAGGTCTTAGCCGACTTGCAAACCGTTAAAGAAAATTTCGGGCAACTCGCGGGGCTCACCCTGACCTACGTCGGGGATGGCAACAATATGGCCCATTCTCTATTGTTGGGCTGTGCCATGAGCGGCATCCATGTCCGGATTGCCGCACCGGATGGCTACCAACCGCTGCCCGAAGTCGTTCAGCAAGCCAAAGCGATCGCCAACGGTCAGTCCGACGTGATTTGCACCACAGATATCAACGCCGCTATCGAAGGTTCAAATATCCTCTATACCGATGTTTGGGCCAGCATGGGGCAAGAGGACGATGCCGCGACGCGGATGCCGATTTTCCAGCCGTACCAAATCAATCGGGAGCTGATGGCAATCGCGGACAAAGAGGCGATCGTGCTGCATTGTTTACCGGCGCACCGCGGCGAAGAAATCACCGCCGAAGTGATGGAAGGACCACAGTCACGGATCTGGGATGAGGCAGAAAACCGGCTGCACGCGCAGAAGGCATTACTCGTATCGGTTTTAGGCCTGGTTTAG
- a CDS encoding DUF1997 domain-containing protein, with protein sequence MSDAYSPDEGVTANARRTEDGKTIFRINFVDSMEMYAEPQVVADYLDVHPEWFTRCAHPLKTEPLGENGYVLIVGRYGNFGYEIEPKVGLHLLPQDHGVYRIETLPVPDYIPAGYDIDFKASMELVESSNQPANRELSLPTMTQVQWNLDLDVFVQFPKFIQALPHSLVEKTGDALLENVVKQISRRLTRKVQEDFHTSRNLPMPKSQKRWPF encoded by the coding sequence ATGTCTGACGCCTACTCCCCTGATGAAGGTGTAACTGCCAACGCTCGGCGGACAGAAGATGGTAAGACCATTTTCCGCATTAACTTTGTGGACAGCATGGAAATGTATGCTGAGCCCCAAGTTGTGGCAGATTATTTGGATGTGCACCCGGAGTGGTTTACCCGCTGTGCTCACCCGTTGAAGACGGAGCCACTGGGTGAAAATGGCTATGTCTTGATTGTGGGACGCTATGGCAACTTTGGTTATGAGATTGAGCCCAAAGTTGGTCTTCACCTATTGCCTCAGGACCATGGTGTTTACCGGATCGAGACACTCCCGGTGCCGGATTATATTCCGGCGGGGTATGACATTGATTTCAAGGCGTCCATGGAGTTGGTTGAAAGTTCCAACCAGCCAGCGAACCGCGAATTGTCCTTGCCAACCATGACCCAGGTGCAATGGAATTTAGATTTGGATGTGTTTGTCCAATTCCCGAAGTTTATTCAAGCCTTACCGCATTCCCTGGTGGAGAAAACGGGCGATGCGTTATTGGAGAATGTGGTCAAGCAGATCTCACGTCGTTTGACCCGTAAGGTGCAAGAAGATTTCCACACTTCTCGCAATCTGCCGATGCCGAAGTCCCAGAAGCGTTGGCCGTTTTAG
- a CDS encoding SDR family oxidoreductase, with the protein MKAFVAGATGETGRRIVQQLVEQGIPVRAMVRNRELAKAILPEQAEVVTGDVLKPATLAAAIGDATVIFCATGAKPSLDPTGPYQVDFEGTKNLVNLAKEKGIEQFILVSSLCTSKLLHPLNLFWGILVWKKWAEEYIQNSGLAYTIVRPGGLMNENNDDQIIMTKADQMEDGRIPRMKVAQVCVAAAQQSTARNQIVEIVAKPDLPERTIAQLFDDITTEVAA; encoded by the coding sequence ATGAAAGCTTTTGTCGCTGGTGCTACGGGTGAGACGGGTCGCCGCATTGTTCAACAGTTGGTGGAGCAAGGTATCCCGGTGCGCGCCATGGTGCGCAATCGGGAATTAGCGAAAGCGATTTTGCCAGAGCAAGCCGAAGTGGTAACGGGAGATGTTCTAAAACCCGCGACATTAGCAGCGGCGATCGGTGACGCAACGGTAATTTTCTGTGCCACTGGCGCAAAACCTAGCTTGGATCCAACGGGTCCCTATCAAGTTGACTTCGAAGGCACCAAAAATTTGGTCAATTTGGCGAAGGAAAAAGGCATTGAGCAATTCATCTTGGTTTCTTCCCTCTGCACCTCAAAGCTACTGCACCCGCTAAATCTGTTTTGGGGAATTTTGGTCTGGAAAAAATGGGCCGAAGAATACATTCAGAATAGTGGTTTGGCCTACACGATCGTCCGACCCGGTGGATTAATGAATGAAAATAATGATGATCAGATCATCATGACCAAAGCCGATCAGATGGAGGATGGGCGGATCCCGCGGATGAAGGTTGCCCAAGTTTGTGTGGCCGCCGCACAGCAATCTACTGCTCGCAATCAAATTGTAGAAATCGTCGCCAAACCGGATTTACCAGAGCGGACGATCGCCCAATTGTTTGACGACATCACCACCGAAGTCGCCGCCTAA
- a CDS encoding HhoA/HhoB/HtrA family serine endopeptidase — MNQPTVSLLQRLRANIFAIFLGVALLGWSPSALATTPAPRLQPAAPPKSSPVAPPTRTVRPTASPTEQVAAPKAVEKGSFVAAAVKRVGNAVVRIDTEKTISRRPSIDPMLDDPFFRRFFGDDLMMPQGEERLRGQGSGFLIDANGTILTNSHVVNGADRVTVTLKDGRKFDGKVSGVDEVTDLAVVKVAAKNLPVSRLGDSDKISVGDWAIAVGNPLGLDNTVTLGIVSTLNRSSAQIGMGNKRLDFIQTDAAINPGNSGGPLLNEDGEVIGINTAIRADANGIGFAIPINKAKELQPQLANGEKIRHPYLGIQMSTFDVEMAKNSNDDPNSLVVLPEVNGVIIIRVLEDTPAAKAGLRRYDVITAIDGQAIHNADELQQTVDRSKLGSALKVEVHRGDKTMTITVRTAELKQAEQ; from the coding sequence ATGAATCAGCCGACTGTTTCCTTACTGCAACGCCTCCGAGCCAACATTTTTGCGATTTTTCTGGGCGTGGCCCTGTTGGGTTGGAGCCCCAGTGCGCTAGCCACAACCCCCGCCCCCAGGTTGCAGCCAGCAGCACCGCCCAAATCATCGCCGGTTGCCCCGCCAACCCGGACGGTCAGACCAACTGCATCGCCCACTGAGCAAGTTGCCGCACCAAAAGCCGTGGAAAAAGGCAGCTTTGTGGCGGCGGCCGTGAAACGCGTCGGCAACGCCGTTGTGCGGATTGACACGGAAAAGACGATTAGTCGCCGTCCATCGATCGATCCGATGCTAGACGATCCCTTTTTTCGCCGCTTTTTTGGCGACGATCTGATGATGCCCCAGGGCGAGGAGCGCTTGCGCGGTCAAGGATCAGGCTTTTTGATTGATGCCAATGGGACAATTTTGACCAATTCCCATGTGGTCAATGGCGCTGATCGTGTCACCGTTACCCTAAAGGACGGGCGCAAATTCGATGGTAAGGTCAGCGGCGTTGATGAAGTGACTGACTTAGCCGTCGTGAAAGTGGCCGCGAAAAATTTGCCCGTCTCTCGCTTGGGTGACTCCGACAAAATCTCGGTGGGCGACTGGGCGATCGCCGTTGGCAATCCCCTGGGACTGGATAACACCGTTACCCTCGGCATTGTCAGCACCTTGAATCGCTCCAGCGCCCAAATTGGCATGGGGAACAAACGACTCGACTTCATTCAAACCGATGCCGCGATTAATCCGGGCAACTCTGGTGGCCCCCTACTCAATGAAGACGGTGAAGTGATTGGGATTAATACTGCGATTCGGGCTGATGCCAACGGTATTGGCTTTGCCATTCCGATTAACAAAGCGAAGGAACTCCAGCCCCAGCTCGCCAACGGGGAAAAAATTCGCCACCCCTACTTAGGCATTCAAATGAGTACCTTCGACGTAGAGATGGCCAAGAACAGCAATGACGATCCCAATTCCTTGGTCGTACTGCCGGAAGTAAATGGCGTCATCATTATCCGCGTACTCGAAGATACTCCCGCCGCCAAGGCAGGGCTCCGCCGCTATGATGTGATTACGGCGATCGATGGCCAAGCGATTCACAATGCGGATGAACTCCAGCAAACTGTCGATCGCAGCAAGCTGGGTAGTGCCTTAAAAGTTGAGGTGCATCGGGGCGATAAAACCATGACCATTACCGTCCGCACCGCTGAATTAAAGCAGGCCGAGCAGTAA